Proteins co-encoded in one Rhopalosiphum maidis isolate BTI-1 chromosome 2, ASM367621v3, whole genome shotgun sequence genomic window:
- the LOC113554812 gene encoding fibroblast growth factor receptor 4-like isoform X1, with translation MINHRVPLKLLPTVVVAIVFLVEGLCLPAHSKNIILEDEVSTVPAVEGDRLNIKCDYSEAIKISKVQWTKESDDETPFDSPSILSKKLQWLRFKNVKHSDHGRYSCLISGFTENGMFSKWRNFTLITYKRSETTGNGKSLKMTAPLSLSHRKDGVKPKFINRLFMDNNVALLVDDILTLSCPFESTSDVVFSWYKNDLLLVEGGADVNNYTLTQVKLSDAGNYTCTVKNDFGSIQHKFNVDVYEDQNKLPLLVEYPHNLTLKPGDTARFSCKTFDQLYTKVDWYFLNGTNPRDIETEDLLLFKKMANNHNVKLFNGVLVLEGVTVDDVGWYVCYTNGSKTRVMTGAKLEVDKSLINDGNDQDSGIEVEDGEIVDNSRKIGFFNATENSTPPKFTKLDSMHRVIAKPAGNMLKLKCVAEGNPLPNVTWYKDGVTPPQRQLGIARYTQWAIILEDLVTADSGNYTCKVSNENGCIDFTYKVEIIERFPHKPYIKEGQPHNVTTLVHTNVSFECTPLADLEPYMRWFYHNASVGNVNEANLENGTVIQNGAPSEGNPELLQLSNVTHLDEGWYTCVAGNSLGMSYASAYLKVVDELEDPIKIKAFQLQTYQLAALGISFALVIIVCIIMLVCSQRKREKLKELVARESARNAMITQWTKKIIIEKQQMADASEPLLMPVVKIEKQKSKYTKLDQVCMSEYELPLDPCWEFSRDNLSLGKTLGEGAFGKVLRGEADGILCENVMSTVAVKMLKDGHTDTEMMDLVSEMEMMKMIGKHVNIINLLGCCTQDGPLYVLVEFALHGNLRDFLRQHRPSSGYEPAIGSNLKDTLTQKDLVSFAYQVARGMEYLASRKCIHRDLAARNVLVSEDFVMKIADFGLARDIQNQEYYRKTTDGRLPVKWMAPEALFHRVYTNQSDVWSYGVLLWEIMTLGGTPYPSVPNMEQLFNLLQSGHRMEKPSCCSLEIYMIMRDCWSYHPNERPMFDELVESLDQILSVTANQEYVDFGLPQLDTPPTSQESFDENDLVNFAG, from the exons ATGATTAATCATCGGGTTCCGTTGAAACTATTACCAACGGTAGTTGTGGCGATTGTCTTCCTAGTTGAAGGATTGTGCCTACCAGCCCattcgaaaaatataatattagaag atgaaGTGAGTACTGTTCCGGCTGTAGAAGGTGAccgtttaaacataaaatgcgATTATTCAGAAGCCATTAAGATCTCTAAGGTGCAATGGACAAAAGAGTCAGACGATGAAACTCCGTTTGACTCACCAAGCatattgtcaaaaaaattgcaatg GTTGCGTTTCAAGAATGTGAAACACTCTGATCACGGTCGGTATTCTTGCTTGATTAGTGGTTTTACCGAGAATGGAATGTTTTCTAAATGGCGAAATTTCACGTTAATAACGTATAAAAGGTCGGAAACTACCGGTAATGGAAAATCACTGAAAATGACAGCGCCTCTGAGTCTTTCACACCGAAAGGACGGAGTCAAACCGAAATTCATCAACAGACTTTTCATGGATAATAATGTCGCGTTATTAGTAGATGACATTTTAACACTGAGTTGCCCCTTTGAGA GTACATCTGATGTAGTTTTTTCTtggtataaaaatgatttgttaCTCGTAGAAGGAGGTGCAGACGTTAATAATTACACTTTGACTCAAGTAAAATTGTCAGATGCGGGAAATTACACTTGTACAGTGAAAAACGATTTCGGTTCTATCCAACACAAATTTAATGTGGATGTTTATG agGATCAAAACAAATTGCCTCTTTTAGTCGAATATCCGCACAATTTGACTTTAAAACCTGGGGACACGGCACGGTTTTCTTGCAAGACATTTGATCAACTTTATACAAAAGTTGATTGGTATTTTCTGAATGGTACAAATCCACGAGATATAGAGACCGAGgaccttttattatttaaaaagatggCCAACAATCACAAC gttaaattgtttaatggtGTATTGGTACTCGAAGGTGTCACAGTCGATGATGTTGGTTGGTATGTTTGTTACACAAATGGATCAAAAACGCGTGTAATGACTGGTGCTAAATTGGAAGTGGACAAAAGTTTGA ttaatgatGGAAATGATCAAGACTCTGGAATAGAAGTAGAAGACGGAGAAATTGTCGATAATTCAAGAAAAATTGGGTTTTTCAATGCAACAGAAAATTCCACTCCTCCTAAATTCACGAAACTTGATAGCATGCACAGAGTGATCGCAAAGCCCGCCGGAAATATGTTGAAGTTGAAATGTGTAGCTGAAG GTAATCCTTTACCGAACGTAACATGGTACAAAGACGGTGTTACGCCACCTCAACGTCAACTGGGTATAGCCAGGTACACACAGTGGGCCATCATCCTGGAAGATCTGGTAACGGCAGATTCCGGTAATTACACGTGCAAAGTGAGCAATGAGAACGGATGTATAGATTTCACTTATAAGGTCGAAATAATAG aacgATTTCCGCATAAGCCCTACATTAAAGAAGGGCAGCCTCATAACGTCACCACATTGGTACACACCAACGTATCGTTTGAATGCACTCCGCTAGCCGATCTCGAACCGTACATGCGATGGTTTTATCATAACGCCAGTGTCGGGAACGTCAACGAAGCAAATCTCGAAAACGGCACTGTCATACAG AACGGCGCTCCCAGCGAAGGCAACCCCGAATTATTGCAACTGTCTAACGTGACGCATTTGGACGAAGGATGGTATACATGCGTGGCCGGTAACAGTTTGGGCATGAGCTACGCCAGTGCCTATTTAAAAGTTGTTGACG aGTTGGAAGATCCGATAAAAATCAAAGCTTTTCAATTACAAACGTACCAATTGGCTGCTCTAGGCATTAGCTTCGCACTGGTCATTATCGTGTGCATCATAATGCTGGTGTGCAGTCAGAGGAAGAGGGAGAAATTGAAGGAACTGGTGGCGAGAGAATCAGCTAGAAACGCTATGATCACTCAATGGaccaagaaaataattatcgaaAAACAACAAATGGCCGATGCCAGTGAACCATTG TTGATGCCCGTAGTGAAaatcgaaaaacaaaaaagcaAATACACAAAATTAGACCAGGTGTGTATGTCCGAGTACGAGTTACCTCTCGATCCTTGTTGGGAATTTTCGAGAGACAATCTATCATTGGGTAAAACTCTTGGCGAAGGCGCATTCGGCAAAGTCTTACGTGGCGAAGCCGATGGAATTTTGTGCGAAAATGTAATGAGCACGGTGGcggtaaaaatgttgaaag ACGGACACACTGATACTGAAATGATGGATTTAGTATCGGAAATGGAAATGATGAAGATGATCGGTAAACATGTGAACATCATAAACTTATTGGGATGTTGTACACAAGACGGACCTTTGTATGTGTTAGTGGAATTTGCATTACACGGCAACCTTAGGGATTTCTTGAGACAACATAGGCCATCTTCAGGCTACGAACCAGCTATTGGATCAAACCTCAAAGACACTTTAACGCAAAAGGATTTAGTTTCGTTTGCATATCAAGTTGCCAGAGGAATGGAGTATTTGGCATCGAGGAAG TGTATTCATAGAGATTTAGCAGCAAGAAATGTCTTGGTAAGCGAAGACTTTGTAATGAAAATTGCAGACTTTGGTTTAGCTAGAGACATTCAGAATCAAGAATATTATAGGAAAACTACAGATGGAAGACTTCCGGTAAAATGGATGGCGCCAGAAGCTCTATTCCATAGAGTGTACACGAATCAGTCGGACGT atggtCTTACGGAGTTCTGTTGTGGGAAATAATGACTTTGGGAGGTACGCCTTATCCTTCCGTGCCCAACATGGAGCAGTTGTTCAATCTGCTTCAGAGCGGACATCGTATGGAGAAACCGTCTTGCTGTTCTCTGGAAAT
- the LOC113554812 gene encoding fibroblast growth factor receptor homolog 1-like isoform X2, protein MINHRVPLKLLPTVVVAIVFLVEGLCLPAHSKNIILEDEVSTVPAVEGDRLNIKCDYSEAIKISKVQWTKESDDETPFDSPSILSKKLQWLRFKNVKHSDHGRYSCLISGFTENGMFSKWRNFTLITYKRSETTGNGKSLKMTAPLSLSHRKDGVKPKFINRLFMDNNVALLVDDILTLSCPFESTSDVVFSWYKNDLLLVEGGADVNNYTLTQVKLSDAGNYTCTVKNDFGSIQHKFNVDVYEDQNKLPLLVEYPHNLTLKPGDTARFSCKTFDQLYTKVDWYFLNGTNPRDIETEDLLLFKKMANNHNVKLFNGVLVLEGVTVDDVGWYVCYTNGSKTRVMTGAKLEVDKSLINDGNDQDSGIEVEDGEIVDNSRKIGFFNATENSTPPKFTKLDSMHRVIAKPAGNMLKLKCVAEGNPLPNVTWYKDGVTPPQRQLGIARYTQWAIILEDLVTADSGNYTCKVSNENGCIDFTYKVEIIERLHHRPVFTEAPHNLTLVLGGSGVLACKVLSDLHPYIGWYIGEITVENTENLNLTTMVKVENGAPSEGNPELLQLSNVTHLDEGWYTCVAGNSLGMSYASAYLKVVDELEDPIKIKAFQLQTYQLAALGISFALVIIVCIIMLVCSQRKREKLKELVARESARNAMITQWTKKIIIEKQQMADASEPLLMPVVKIEKQKSKYTKLDQVCMSEYELPLDPCWEFSRDNLSLGKTLGEGAFGKVLRGEADGILCENVMSTVAVKMLKDGHTDTEMMDLVSEMEMMKMIGKHVNIINLLGCCTQDGPLYVLVEFALHGNLRDFLRQHRPSSGYEPAIGSNLKDTLTQKDLVSFAYQVARGMEYLASRKCIHRDLAARNVLVSEDFVMKIADFGLARDIQNQEYYRKTTDGRLPVKWMAPEALFHRVYTNQSDVWSYGVLLWEIMTLGGTPYPSVPNMEQLFNLLQSGHRMEKPSCCSLEIYMIMRDCWSYHPNERPMFDELVESLDQILSVTANQEYVDFGLPQLDTPPTSQESFDENDLVNFAG, encoded by the exons ATGATTAATCATCGGGTTCCGTTGAAACTATTACCAACGGTAGTTGTGGCGATTGTCTTCCTAGTTGAAGGATTGTGCCTACCAGCCCattcgaaaaatataatattagaag atgaaGTGAGTACTGTTCCGGCTGTAGAAGGTGAccgtttaaacataaaatgcgATTATTCAGAAGCCATTAAGATCTCTAAGGTGCAATGGACAAAAGAGTCAGACGATGAAACTCCGTTTGACTCACCAAGCatattgtcaaaaaaattgcaatg GTTGCGTTTCAAGAATGTGAAACACTCTGATCACGGTCGGTATTCTTGCTTGATTAGTGGTTTTACCGAGAATGGAATGTTTTCTAAATGGCGAAATTTCACGTTAATAACGTATAAAAGGTCGGAAACTACCGGTAATGGAAAATCACTGAAAATGACAGCGCCTCTGAGTCTTTCACACCGAAAGGACGGAGTCAAACCGAAATTCATCAACAGACTTTTCATGGATAATAATGTCGCGTTATTAGTAGATGACATTTTAACACTGAGTTGCCCCTTTGAGA GTACATCTGATGTAGTTTTTTCTtggtataaaaatgatttgttaCTCGTAGAAGGAGGTGCAGACGTTAATAATTACACTTTGACTCAAGTAAAATTGTCAGATGCGGGAAATTACACTTGTACAGTGAAAAACGATTTCGGTTCTATCCAACACAAATTTAATGTGGATGTTTATG agGATCAAAACAAATTGCCTCTTTTAGTCGAATATCCGCACAATTTGACTTTAAAACCTGGGGACACGGCACGGTTTTCTTGCAAGACATTTGATCAACTTTATACAAAAGTTGATTGGTATTTTCTGAATGGTACAAATCCACGAGATATAGAGACCGAGgaccttttattatttaaaaagatggCCAACAATCACAAC gttaaattgtttaatggtGTATTGGTACTCGAAGGTGTCACAGTCGATGATGTTGGTTGGTATGTTTGTTACACAAATGGATCAAAAACGCGTGTAATGACTGGTGCTAAATTGGAAGTGGACAAAAGTTTGA ttaatgatGGAAATGATCAAGACTCTGGAATAGAAGTAGAAGACGGAGAAATTGTCGATAATTCAAGAAAAATTGGGTTTTTCAATGCAACAGAAAATTCCACTCCTCCTAAATTCACGAAACTTGATAGCATGCACAGAGTGATCGCAAAGCCCGCCGGAAATATGTTGAAGTTGAAATGTGTAGCTGAAG GTAATCCTTTACCGAACGTAACATGGTACAAAGACGGTGTTACGCCACCTCAACGTCAACTGGGTATAGCCAGGTACACACAGTGGGCCATCATCCTGGAAGATCTGGTAACGGCAGATTCCGGTAATTACACGTGCAAAGTGAGCAATGAGAACGGATGTATAGATTTCACTTATAAGGTCGAAATAATAG agcgGTTACACCATCGTCCGGTGTTTACGGAAGCACCTCACAATCTTACTTTGGTGTTGGGTGGTTCTGGTGTTTTGGCGTGCAAGGTGTTGTCGGACTTGCATCCGTACATCGGATGGTATATTGGGGAAATCACGGTGGAGAATACTGAAAACCTAAACTTAACAACAATGGTGAAGGTCGAG AACGGCGCTCCCAGCGAAGGCAACCCCGAATTATTGCAACTGTCTAACGTGACGCATTTGGACGAAGGATGGTATACATGCGTGGCCGGTAACAGTTTGGGCATGAGCTACGCCAGTGCCTATTTAAAAGTTGTTGACG aGTTGGAAGATCCGATAAAAATCAAAGCTTTTCAATTACAAACGTACCAATTGGCTGCTCTAGGCATTAGCTTCGCACTGGTCATTATCGTGTGCATCATAATGCTGGTGTGCAGTCAGAGGAAGAGGGAGAAATTGAAGGAACTGGTGGCGAGAGAATCAGCTAGAAACGCTATGATCACTCAATGGaccaagaaaataattatcgaaAAACAACAAATGGCCGATGCCAGTGAACCATTG TTGATGCCCGTAGTGAAaatcgaaaaacaaaaaagcaAATACACAAAATTAGACCAGGTGTGTATGTCCGAGTACGAGTTACCTCTCGATCCTTGTTGGGAATTTTCGAGAGACAATCTATCATTGGGTAAAACTCTTGGCGAAGGCGCATTCGGCAAAGTCTTACGTGGCGAAGCCGATGGAATTTTGTGCGAAAATGTAATGAGCACGGTGGcggtaaaaatgttgaaag ACGGACACACTGATACTGAAATGATGGATTTAGTATCGGAAATGGAAATGATGAAGATGATCGGTAAACATGTGAACATCATAAACTTATTGGGATGTTGTACACAAGACGGACCTTTGTATGTGTTAGTGGAATTTGCATTACACGGCAACCTTAGGGATTTCTTGAGACAACATAGGCCATCTTCAGGCTACGAACCAGCTATTGGATCAAACCTCAAAGACACTTTAACGCAAAAGGATTTAGTTTCGTTTGCATATCAAGTTGCCAGAGGAATGGAGTATTTGGCATCGAGGAAG TGTATTCATAGAGATTTAGCAGCAAGAAATGTCTTGGTAAGCGAAGACTTTGTAATGAAAATTGCAGACTTTGGTTTAGCTAGAGACATTCAGAATCAAGAATATTATAGGAAAACTACAGATGGAAGACTTCCGGTAAAATGGATGGCGCCAGAAGCTCTATTCCATAGAGTGTACACGAATCAGTCGGACGT atggtCTTACGGAGTTCTGTTGTGGGAAATAATGACTTTGGGAGGTACGCCTTATCCTTCCGTGCCCAACATGGAGCAGTTGTTCAATCTGCTTCAGAGCGGACATCGTATGGAGAAACCGTCTTGCTGTTCTCTGGAAAT